One window of Bacillus sp. THAF10 genomic DNA carries:
- a CDS encoding HD domain-containing protein, protein MIHKLQNYVESVFANDTTGHDLYHIERVKRLALHIGEKEGANPLMVEIIALLHEVLDDKLIENKAVATSEMQEILSELPLSKLHIDEILFCIDNIGYKGGNGIVLESLEGKVVQDADRLDALGAIGIARTFMYSGAKGQSMYDPEIEVRTSMSYEQYRNQKSTALNHFHEKLFLLKNTLQTETAKKIAAERHAFMESFVHQFMKEWNEI, encoded by the coding sequence TTGATACATAAACTACAAAATTACGTTGAATCTGTCTTTGCAAATGACACGACAGGTCATGATCTTTATCATATAGAACGGGTAAAACGTCTTGCCCTTCATATTGGTGAGAAAGAAGGGGCAAATCCATTAATGGTTGAAATTATCGCCCTTTTGCATGAGGTTCTGGATGATAAACTAATAGAAAATAAAGCGGTTGCTACATCAGAAATGCAAGAAATATTGTCAGAATTACCACTATCAAAGCTACATATAGATGAGATTTTGTTTTGTATTGATAATATTGGGTACAAAGGCGGCAATGGCATCGTGCTAGAAAGTCTAGAAGGAAAAGTCGTGCAGGATGCAGATCGCTTAGATGCGCTTGGGGCAATCGGTATAGCCAGAACGTTTATGTATTCTGGTGCAAAAGGGCAGTCGATGTACGATCCTGAAATTGAAGTAAGAACATCGATGAGTTATGAACAATATCGAAATCAAAAGTCCACGGCACTTAATCATTTTCATGAAAAGTTATTTCTTTTGAAAAATACCCTGCAAACAGAAACTGCCAAAAAGATAGCTGCAGAACGGCACGCCTTTATGGAGAGCTTTGTTCATCAATTTATGAAAGAATGGAATGAGATTTAA
- a CDS encoding class I SAM-dependent methyltransferase, with protein MIVTTAGRTDDRMVEQARSIAKELTFPYIARNKKSIDNLGKEYQSDVLVIGKNRYEWHRYGDKDPLFFHPNSASFRVKRWMKGEHDPFITAARLEPGMSMLDCTLGLASDSIIASLAAGEKGEVVGIEGNSILSFLVKSGLKNWESENTQLKQSMRRIHVIKGNFIELLSLFPDNAFDVVYLDPMFEKEIADSSGIRRLSKVALYDELTVQTIEQAKRVASKRVVMKDHWQSHRFEAFGFQVLKRKTSTFHFGFIEV; from the coding sequence ATGATTGTAACAACGGCAGGGAGAACCGATGATCGCATGGTAGAACAAGCCCGCTCAATAGCTAAAGAACTAACTTTTCCTTACATTGCGCGGAACAAAAAGTCCATCGATAATCTAGGGAAAGAATATCAGTCAGATGTACTTGTGATAGGGAAAAACCGATATGAATGGCACCGATATGGAGACAAGGACCCATTATTTTTTCATCCCAACAGCGCAAGCTTTAGGGTCAAGAGATGGATGAAAGGGGAACACGATCCTTTTATTACCGCAGCCCGTCTAGAGCCTGGAATGAGTATGCTGGATTGTACGTTAGGCCTAGCTTCAGACAGTATTATTGCTAGCTTGGCTGCAGGGGAAAAGGGAGAGGTTGTTGGTATAGAAGGGAACAGTATTCTAAGTTTTTTAGTAAAATCAGGATTAAAAAATTGGGAATCTGAAAACACACAGTTGAAGCAATCGATGAGGCGCATTCATGTGATTAAGGGGAATTTCATCGAACTATTGTCATTGTTTCCTGATAATGCATTCGATGTTGTCTATTTGGATCCGATGTTTGAAAAAGAAATTGCTGACTCTAGCGGAATAAGAAGACTAAGTAAGGTAGCATTATACGACGAACTTACAGTACAAACCATCGAACAAGCAAAACGGGTTGCCTCAAAACGAGTAGTGATGAAAGATCACTGGCAAAGCCACCGTTTTGAAGCATTCGGTTTTCAAGTTCTAAAACGCAAAACCTCTACCTTTCACTTTGGTTTTATCGAGGTATAG
- a CDS encoding glutathione peroxidase, which produces MSIYEYKANNIKGQEVSLSDYEGYVMLIVNTASECGFTPQFAGLEELYKEYQDKKFVILGFPCNQFGNQEPGEEKDINEFCQLNYGVSFPMFSKVDVNGDNTHPLFEYLKEEAKGVMGTKAVKWNFTKFLVDRNGKVVDRFASATTPEKMKNDIEKLL; this is translated from the coding sequence ATGTCTATTTATGAATACAAAGCAAACAATATTAAAGGTCAAGAAGTATCCTTATCCGATTATGAAGGATATGTGATGTTAATTGTGAACACTGCTAGTGAATGCGGGTTTACCCCACAATTTGCGGGCCTAGAAGAATTGTACAAGGAATATCAGGACAAAAAGTTTGTCATTCTTGGCTTTCCTTGCAATCAATTTGGAAATCAAGAACCTGGCGAAGAAAAAGATATCAATGAATTTTGTCAGTTAAATTACGGCGTTTCTTTCCCGATGTTTTCAAAGGTGGATGTGAATGGTGATAACACACACCCTCTTTTTGAATACTTAAAAGAAGAAGCAAAGGGAGTAATGGGGACAAAAGCAGTAAAATGGAATTTCACGAAATTTTTAGTAGATAGAAATGGAAAGGTAGTCGATCGATTTGCTTCTGCAACCACACCTGAAAAAATGAAGAATGATATTGAAAAATTACTATAA
- a CDS encoding conserved virulence factor C family protein → MKIRSIEPTPSPNTMKVILSEELPAGSRNNYTSENSELAPQIIQDILNVDGVKGVYHVADFLAVERNARYDWKGILSDVRAAFGETEEESGREQLSSLDGFGEVKVFVQMFQGIPMQVKLTNGEQEKRVGLPQRFMDAVLKAQQLEDNVVLEREWKEHGIRYGELEAVGNEIVDELSATFSEERIKQMMSKDENNEKTNNTIKQKQRYKVTIDMLENPDWAERFAALDQMDPTEEDIPVLAKALNDEKASIRRLATVYLGMLDESDILPYLTTALKDKSVTVRRTAGDCMSDLGDKKAMPAMIEALKDKNKLVRWRAAMFLYEVGDETSLPALHEAEHDPEFEVSMQVKMAIGRIEGGEEAKGSVWKQMTERNN, encoded by the coding sequence ATGAAAATACGATCCATTGAACCTACTCCAAGTCCAAACACCATGAAGGTCATTCTAAGTGAAGAACTTCCTGCAGGATCGAGGAATAACTATACTAGTGAGAATAGTGAGCTGGCACCACAGATCATCCAGGACATTTTAAATGTAGACGGTGTAAAGGGTGTCTATCATGTGGCAGACTTTTTGGCTGTCGAAAGAAATGCAAGATATGATTGGAAAGGTATTTTGTCTGACGTGCGTGCAGCATTTGGTGAGACAGAAGAAGAAAGTGGTAGAGAACAGCTTTCATCACTTGATGGATTTGGCGAAGTGAAAGTTTTTGTTCAAATGTTTCAGGGCATTCCAATGCAAGTGAAGCTAACTAATGGGGAGCAAGAAAAGCGTGTGGGGCTTCCGCAACGATTCATGGATGCCGTCTTAAAGGCACAGCAACTAGAAGATAATGTTGTGCTAGAGCGAGAATGGAAAGAGCACGGTATTAGATATGGCGAATTAGAAGCTGTGGGAAATGAGATAGTCGATGAACTATCTGCCACCTTTTCAGAAGAACGTATAAAGCAAATGATGAGCAAAGATGAAAATAATGAAAAAACAAATAATACTATCAAACAAAAGCAGCGTTATAAAGTGACCATTGACATGCTTGAAAATCCAGATTGGGCAGAAAGGTTTGCTGCCTTAGACCAAATGGACCCAACAGAAGAAGACATTCCTGTACTTGCAAAGGCATTAAACGATGAAAAAGCATCCATCCGACGCCTTGCCACTGTTTATTTAGGAATGCTAGACGAATCTGATATTCTGCCTTATCTAACAACTGCACTCAAAGATAAGTCCGTAACGGTCAGAAGGACAGCTGGAGATTGTATGTCTGACCTTGGTGACAAAAAGGCGATGCCTGCAATGATAGAAGCTTTAAAGGATAAAAATAAACTAGTCCGATGGAGAGCCGCAATGTTTTTGTACGAGGTAGGGGATGAAACTTCCTTGCCTGCACTGCATGAGGCTGAACATGATCCTGAGTTTGAGGTCAGTATGCAAGTGAAAATGGCAATTGGAAGGATTGAAGGCGGAGAAGAAGCAAAAGGCTCCGTTTGGAAGCAAATGACGGAACGAAATAATTAA
- a CDS encoding thymidylate synthase translates to MKQYLDLCEHILQNGTKKEDRTGTGTISTFGYQMRFNLQDGFPLVTTKKLHVKSIIHELLWFLKGDTNVSYLQENGVRIWNEWADENGDLGPVYGYQWRSWPTPDGKGIDQISNVIQQIKENPDSRRLIVSAWNVANVDSMALPPCHTMFQFYVADGKLSCQLYQRSGDVFLGVPFNIASYALLTMMIAQVCDLEPGEFIHTLGDAHIYSNHLEQVNTQLKREPKKLPLMKINKEVTSIFDFTFEDFTLEGYEAHPHIKGVVSV, encoded by the coding sequence ATGAAACAGTATTTAGATCTATGTGAGCATATCTTGCAAAATGGAACGAAAAAAGAAGATAGAACAGGCACAGGAACAATCAGTACGTTTGGCTATCAAATGAGGTTTAATCTTCAGGATGGTTTTCCATTAGTAACAACAAAAAAACTGCACGTAAAATCCATCATTCATGAGCTCCTTTGGTTTTTAAAGGGTGATACCAATGTTTCATATCTACAAGAAAATGGTGTAAGGATTTGGAATGAATGGGCTGATGAAAATGGTGATCTAGGACCAGTGTATGGCTACCAATGGAGATCTTGGCCTACTCCTGATGGGAAAGGTATTGATCAGATATCCAATGTCATTCAACAGATTAAAGAGAATCCGGATTCAAGAAGGTTAATCGTCTCTGCATGGAATGTAGCAAATGTGGATTCCATGGCATTGCCTCCCTGTCACACGATGTTTCAATTTTATGTTGCAGATGGAAAACTGTCCTGTCAACTTTATCAAAGGTCAGGAGATGTTTTCCTAGGAGTGCCATTTAATATTGCTTCCTACGCTTTATTAACCATGATGATTGCTCAGGTATGTGATTTAGAGCCTGGAGAATTTATACATACACTCGGAGATGCCCATATTTATTCTAATCATCTGGAGCAAGTAAACACCCAGTTGAAAAGAGAACCGAAAAAGCTTCCTTTGATGAAAATTAACAAAGAGGTGACTTCCATTTTTGATTTCACTTTTGAAGATTTTACACTAGAAGGCTATGAAGCTCACCCTCATATAAAAGGAGTGGTAAGTGTATGA
- a CDS encoding toxin, with protein MKRRILAIALLISFIIIPIYWKAYASLDAVPLEAYHSPELEKHLQDLPSRPIINQMIYVPSSDFSKKEAASMIRHISNIPPSILDRLVQQNVHLYLFEGKLTDIEGFEHLHGTKPRGYSMSGKSWEEVPGIGGSKLVLAKIGHSKKGMGHGSVNLELHELAHSVDRFVLGNIRYNEVFLEVWKKEVGALFPGKTYFNTFPEEYFAEAFAMYYVNDKTRIQLANQAPKTFLFMQNMEKLPLTQQFYTRKN; from the coding sequence ATGAAAAGGCGTATTTTGGCGATAGCATTATTAATTTCATTTATTATTATCCCGATATATTGGAAGGCATATGCGAGTTTGGATGCGGTACCATTAGAGGCATATCATTCTCCTGAGCTAGAAAAACACCTTCAGGATCTCCCCAGTAGACCCATCATCAACCAAATGATTTATGTTCCTTCATCAGATTTTTCTAAAAAAGAAGCGGCTAGTATGATTCGACATATATCCAATATTCCTCCTTCTATTTTAGATAGACTGGTTCAACAAAATGTTCATCTCTACCTCTTTGAAGGGAAGCTGACAGATATTGAGGGTTTTGAGCATTTACATGGTACAAAGCCTAGAGGCTACAGTATGTCAGGAAAAAGCTGGGAAGAGGTTCCTGGTATTGGAGGGTCAAAGCTAGTACTTGCTAAAATTGGACACAGCAAAAAGGGAATGGGACATGGCTCGGTAAATTTAGAACTTCATGAACTTGCACACTCTGTGGACCGTTTCGTATTAGGAAACATTCGTTATAATGAGGTTTTTTTAGAAGTGTGGAAAAAAGAAGTAGGTGCCTTGTTTCCAGGAAAGACCTATTTTAACACCTTTCCGGAGGAATATTTTGCAGAGGCATTTGCTATGTATTATGTAAATGATAAGACAAGAATTCAATTGGCAAATCAAGCCCCTAAAACGTTTCTATTCATGCAAAACATGGAGAAGCTGCCACTAACACAACAATTTTATACTAGAAAAAACTAA
- a CDS encoding BrxA/BrxB family bacilliredoxin produces MSMAYEEYMRQLVKPMRDELTRAGFEELTTAENVETFFNKVEGTTLVVVNSVCGCAAGLARPAATQSVISADNTPDHLVTVFAGQDKEATAKMRELFGDIPPSSPSMALMKGKEVVHFIHRHDIEANTMENIMTNLQAAFHQHC; encoded by the coding sequence ATGTCTATGGCATATGAAGAATATATGAGACAGCTTGTTAAACCAATGAGAGATGAGCTGACGAGAGCTGGATTTGAAGAGCTTACCACCGCCGAGAATGTAGAAACGTTTTTTAATAAAGTTGAGGGCACCACTTTAGTAGTCGTTAACTCTGTTTGTGGATGTGCCGCAGGGCTTGCACGACCAGCTGCTACCCAATCAGTAATCAGTGCAGATAATACTCCTGATCATTTAGTAACCGTGTTTGCTGGACAGGATAAGGAAGCTACGGCTAAAATGCGTGAATTGTTTGGAGATATACCTCCGTCCTCCCCATCTATGGCACTGATGAAAGGAAAAGAAGTTGTCCATTTTATTCACCGTCACGACATAGAAGCAAATACGATGGAAAATATTATGACCAATTTACAAGCAGCGTTTCATCAACACTGTTAA
- a CDS encoding phosphatidylglycerophosphatase A, giving the protein MRKYTLQQMQEITKNMLEKRGVTIQDIAEIVLQLQQKYIEDVTLEDCMHNVEKVLEKREIVHAVLTGISLDMLAEKNLLPEPLQYLVETDEPLYGIDEIIPLSIVNVYGSIGLTNFGYLDKEKFGIIKKLDESEGEEVHTFMDDIVCALAAAAASRIAHRTRDLEESGLNEKEVIV; this is encoded by the coding sequence ATGAGAAAATATACACTTCAACAGATGCAGGAAATAACGAAAAATATGCTAGAAAAAAGAGGCGTAACGATTCAGGATATAGCAGAAATCGTTCTACAGCTTCAGCAAAAATATATTGAAGATGTAACATTAGAAGATTGTATGCACAATGTAGAAAAAGTATTGGAAAAAAGGGAGATTGTACACGCCGTTCTGACGGGTATTTCTTTGGATATGCTTGCTGAGAAAAACCTCTTACCAGAGCCGCTTCAGTATTTGGTAGAAACAGATGAACCGCTTTATGGTATTGACGAAATTATTCCACTATCTATTGTTAACGTATACGGCTCAATAGGTTTAACCAATTTCGGTTATCTTGATAAAGAAAAGTTTGGTATCATAAAAAAACTGGACGAATCAGAAGGAGAAGAAGTACATACCTTTATGGATGATATTGTATGTGCCCTAGCAGCTGCAGCCGCAAGTAGAATAGCTCACCGGACGAGAGATCTAGAAGAGTCTGGGTTGAATGAAAAAGAAGTTATTGTATAG
- a CDS encoding formate--tetrahydrofolate ligase, translated as MKHTAATVPSDIEIAQNASMKRITEIAQQLDIEEDEIELYGKYKAKLSLDILKRLENSPNGKVILVTAINPTPAGEGKSTVTVGLGQAMNKLGKKTVIAMREPSLGPTMGLKGGAAGGGYSQVLPMEDINLHFTGDIHAITTANNALAAMIDNHIHQGNLLQIDTRRITWKRVLDLNDRALRKVVIGLGGATQGVPREDGFDITVASEIMAVFCLAKDLKDLKERLSRIVIGYDVNKKPITVKELKVEGALTLLLKDASMPNLVQTMEHTPAIIHGGPFANIAHGCNSVIGTQMAAKLGDYVVTEAGFGADLGAEKFLHIKTPALGFHPEAVVIVATIRAIKMHGGVGKEQLKEENLEALSSGIENVKKHVETIQSFGLPFVIALNEFVTDTEAEIDFVQKWCEAHEIPMALTQVWEKGGEGGVDLAKVVLAELDKGKADYQPLYQVEHSLEEKLNAIAQKVYGATGVELLPSAQKQLQQIIGEGWAHLPICMAKTQYSLSDDAKKLGRPEDFTITIRELKPSVGAGFIVALTGNIMTMPGLPKEPAALKMDVDEQGKAKGIF; from the coding sequence ATGAAACATACAGCAGCAACCGTTCCAAGTGACATTGAAATTGCTCAGAATGCGTCAATGAAAAGGATTACAGAAATTGCACAACAGCTGGATATTGAGGAAGATGAAATTGAGCTTTATGGTAAATACAAAGCAAAACTGTCTCTTGATATTTTAAAGAGGCTCGAAAATTCACCCAATGGGAAAGTAATTCTTGTAACAGCGATTAATCCTACACCAGCAGGTGAAGGGAAATCAACCGTTACTGTGGGACTCGGACAAGCGATGAATAAGCTTGGCAAGAAGACGGTAATTGCCATGAGAGAGCCCTCTCTTGGACCCACAATGGGATTAAAAGGAGGCGCAGCAGGAGGAGGATACTCCCAGGTGCTTCCGATGGAGGATATAAACCTTCATTTTACAGGAGACATCCACGCTATCACCACGGCAAACAATGCGCTCGCAGCGATGATAGATAATCATATTCATCAAGGTAACCTCCTCCAAATCGACACGAGAAGAATCACATGGAAAAGGGTGCTCGATCTAAACGATCGTGCCCTTCGAAAGGTTGTCATTGGACTAGGTGGTGCAACACAGGGCGTCCCTAGGGAAGATGGCTTTGATATTACTGTGGCCTCAGAAATAATGGCAGTATTTTGTCTTGCTAAGGATTTAAAAGATCTAAAAGAACGCCTTTCCCGGATTGTCATTGGTTATGATGTGAATAAAAAACCTATTACAGTTAAAGAGTTAAAAGTAGAAGGTGCACTAACCTTGCTGTTAAAGGATGCAAGTATGCCAAATCTCGTACAAACGATGGAGCATACACCTGCTATCATCCATGGAGGTCCATTTGCAAACATCGCTCACGGCTGCAACAGTGTAATAGGAACGCAAATGGCTGCCAAGCTTGGTGATTACGTAGTTACAGAAGCAGGATTTGGCGCTGATCTTGGTGCGGAAAAATTTCTACATATTAAAACACCTGCACTAGGGTTTCATCCCGAAGCAGTGGTAATAGTGGCAACCATCCGAGCCATAAAAATGCATGGAGGCGTAGGGAAAGAACAGTTAAAGGAAGAAAACTTAGAAGCGCTTTCCAGCGGGATAGAAAATGTGAAGAAACATGTGGAAACCATTCAAAGCTTCGGCTTACCTTTTGTCATCGCGTTAAATGAATTTGTCACAGATACGGAAGCTGAAATTGATTTCGTTCAGAAATGGTGTGAAGCACATGAAATACCGATGGCGCTAACTCAGGTTTGGGAAAAGGGTGGAGAAGGTGGAGTTGATCTGGCTAAAGTGGTGTTAGCTGAATTGGATAAAGGGAAAGCTGACTATCAACCGTTATATCAAGTAGAACACTCATTAGAGGAAAAGTTGAACGCTATCGCCCAAAAGGTGTATGGTGCAACTGGAGTGGAGTTATTGCCATCTGCTCAGAAACAGCTTCAGCAAATAATTGGCGAAGGGTGGGCGCATCTTCCAATTTGTATGGCGAAAACACAATACTCCTTAAGTGATGACGCAAAAAAGCTAGGAAGACCAGAGGATTTTACCATCACCATTCGTGAGTTAAAGCCTTCTGTTGGTGCTGGTTTTATTGTGGCATTAACAGGGAACATCATGACTATGCCTGGGCTACCAAAAGAGCCTGCTGCTTTGAAAATGGATGTGGATGAGCAAGGAAAAGCTAAAGGTATTTTTTAA
- a CDS encoding ABC-F family ATP-binding cassette domain-containing protein, translating to MKMLIGEDISKTYVEKILLNHTSFSIQDKERVGLIGVNGTGKSTLLKIIAGMEFPDTGTITTSNDYRIGFLSQQPILREQSTILEQIFSRDSEVNLAIKDYEACLLELEDQPMNEILHKKLVRVQERMDVLNAWDASAQAKAILSKLGIKDVHQKIISLSGGQKKRVALAQTLLEAADLLILDEPTNHLDFEAIEWLEDYLSKYNGAVLIVTHDRYFLDKVTNRIFELHQGEIHSYHGNYGAYLEAKAIREEELQKTESKQKSLFRQELDWMRKGAKARTTKQKARIKRFDELEKKMANGSASNDLELISGSTRLGKKVIELKDTSLAYNSHVIFNKVNLLIKQKDRIGIVGPNGIGKSTMLNLLSGRVKPDSGVVDIGMTVKVGYYTQEQQEMNPNQRMIEYVKEEAEVLKAEDGTHISASQLLERFLFPPYSHGSPIGKLSGGEKKRLYLLRILMSQPNVLLLDEPTNDLDTETLTILEAYLDEFPGVVITVSHDRYFLDKVVDELVVLDGNGQIKRIFGEYSDYVALKIQQKQEEKEAEQAQKPIQEKVNRSKTLKLSYQEQKDWETIEERIMELEEKLVAIEVEILNGGSDYEKISKLLEKQKETTSHLEQLMERWEELSEKVDQINSQTKL from the coding sequence ATGAAAATGTTAATTGGAGAAGACATATCAAAAACATATGTGGAAAAAATCCTACTTAACCATACCTCATTCAGTATTCAGGATAAGGAAAGAGTTGGCCTTATTGGCGTGAATGGTACAGGGAAATCCACGTTGTTAAAAATTATTGCAGGAATGGAATTTCCAGATACAGGAACTATTACAACTTCTAATGATTATCGTATTGGGTTTTTATCACAGCAGCCTATTTTAAGAGAACAAAGTACGATTTTAGAACAAATATTCAGTAGAGATTCAGAGGTTAACCTTGCTATCAAAGACTACGAAGCATGTCTACTGGAGCTTGAAGATCAACCAATGAATGAAATTTTGCACAAGAAATTAGTAAGAGTGCAAGAAAGAATGGATGTATTGAATGCATGGGATGCTAGTGCACAGGCAAAAGCAATCTTAAGTAAGCTGGGAATTAAAGATGTTCATCAGAAGATTATCAGCCTCTCTGGCGGACAAAAGAAACGGGTGGCACTCGCGCAAACTTTATTAGAAGCTGCCGATCTTTTAATTTTGGATGAACCAACCAACCACCTTGATTTCGAAGCGATTGAATGGCTGGAGGATTACTTAAGTAAATACAATGGTGCTGTTTTGATTGTCACCCATGATCGCTATTTTCTAGATAAGGTAACAAACCGTATTTTTGAATTGCATCAAGGTGAAATTCATTCTTACCATGGTAATTATGGAGCATATCTAGAAGCAAAAGCGATAAGAGAAGAAGAATTGCAGAAAACAGAATCAAAGCAAAAAAGTCTTTTCCGACAAGAGCTAGATTGGATGAGAAAAGGTGCTAAAGCAAGAACAACAAAGCAAAAAGCAAGAATTAAACGATTTGATGAGCTTGAGAAAAAAATGGCAAACGGAAGCGCATCAAATGATTTGGAATTAATTTCAGGTTCTACAAGGCTTGGAAAGAAGGTCATTGAATTAAAGGATACCAGCCTAGCGTATAACAGCCATGTCATTTTCAATAAAGTGAACCTGTTAATAAAACAAAAAGATAGAATTGGCATTGTCGGACCGAATGGCATTGGAAAATCAACGATGTTAAATCTACTATCAGGAAGAGTAAAACCTGATAGTGGAGTTGTAGATATCGGTATGACGGTAAAAGTTGGCTACTATACTCAAGAACAGCAAGAAATGAACCCAAATCAGCGGATGATTGAGTATGTTAAAGAAGAGGCAGAAGTTTTAAAAGCTGAGGATGGAACACATATTAGTGCTTCACAATTGCTCGAACGTTTTCTTTTTCCTCCTTATTCACACGGTTCTCCAATTGGTAAGCTCTCAGGAGGAGAAAAAAAGCGCCTTTACCTTCTTCGGATATTAATGTCCCAACCTAACGTTTTATTGCTAGACGAGCCAACAAATGATCTAGACACGGAAACCTTAACGATTTTAGAAGCTTATCTTGATGAATTTCCTGGAGTGGTCATTACGGTATCTCATGATCGCTATTTCTTGGACAAAGTGGTAGATGAGTTGGTTGTTTTAGATGGAAATGGACAGATCAAACGAATATTTGGGGAGTATTCGGATTATGTCGCGCTAAAAATACAGCAAAAACAAGAAGAGAAAGAAGCAGAGCAAGCTCAAAAGCCCATTCAAGAAAAGGTAAATAGATCAAAAACATTAAAACTCTCCTACCAAGAACAAAAGGATTGGGAAACAATAGAAGAAAGAATTATGGAACTTGAGGAAAAATTGGTTGCCATTGAGGTAGAGATTTTGAATGGTGGAAGCGATTATGAGAAGATAAGTAAACTGCTGGAAAAACAAAAGGAAACAACTTCCCACCTAGAGCAGCTAATGGAACGATGGGAAGAGCTTTCAGAAAAAGTCGACCAAATCAATTCACAAACGAAACTATAA
- a CDS encoding YpjP family protein, protein MPKWLRKSLVVLISALTFGTVSPPAYLTVDDAKDDSSFGNVSNKEVDSYSSSLLEPFQDDEVTRDSFLTFAREQAELQSLTKFGSRIGPLIQDEFKEVVLPKMETIIQQLANEYPEEDLSNLAISEKPGGGDSEKIFHIYHASKGNDLIRFHVRKDHPPLEGYYFNFHYHTHHDNFQEHHALGAIYWAKNTPPKWLS, encoded by the coding sequence ATGCCAAAATGGTTAAGAAAGTCACTTGTAGTCTTGATTTCGGCATTAACATTTGGTACCGTATCCCCACCTGCTTATTTGACTGTCGACGATGCAAAGGATGATTCTAGCTTTGGTAATGTATCCAATAAAGAAGTCGACAGCTATTCTAGTTCGCTCCTTGAACCTTTTCAAGATGATGAGGTCACAAGGGATTCCTTTCTAACATTTGCTAGGGAGCAAGCGGAGTTGCAAAGCCTTACAAAGTTTGGTAGCCGTATCGGTCCACTAATTCAGGATGAATTTAAAGAAGTGGTTCTTCCTAAAATGGAAACAATCATTCAACAGCTTGCAAATGAATATCCTGAAGAAGATTTAAGTAACCTGGCTATTTCTGAGAAACCTGGTGGTGGAGACAGTGAAAAGATTTTTCATATTTACCATGCCTCAAAAGGAAATGATTTGATTCGCTTTCATGTTAGAAAGGATCATCCTCCATTGGAAGGGTATTATTTTAATTTTCACTATCACACTCATCATGATAACTTTCAAGAACACCATGCGTTAGGAGCTATCTACTGGGCAAAAAACACACCGCCTAAGTGGTTAAGTTAG
- a CDS encoding DegV family protein has product MERIAWVTDSTAYLDNMLENHPDVYSIPMVVYFENEEYLDGVTLSLDEFYSKLEKSATPPKTSQPSVGAFVELYNKLAENYDRIISVHLSSKLSGTVSSSMQAGEMVDIPVQTIDSKVISFPLSAMVKKGIRAQEEGKSFEEIVGYLEDLSNKCEIYVLIGSLEQLHRSGRMSGVQKLLGSLLQIKPIIQIKDGKLEVAEKVRTQKKALSKILEFVEEADSHTSLKELFVLYGTNEEEAKELVEKLKDIYPNIPINPYPLSTAIAVHAGVNTIGIAWYNE; this is encoded by the coding sequence ATGGAAAGAATAGCTTGGGTAACAGATAGTACAGCATATCTAGATAATATGCTAGAAAATCATCCGGATGTGTATAGTATTCCGATGGTTGTCTATTTTGAAAATGAGGAGTATTTAGATGGAGTAACCCTTTCATTAGATGAATTCTATTCAAAGCTGGAAAAGAGTGCAACGCCTCCAAAAACAAGTCAGCCCTCTGTTGGAGCTTTTGTGGAACTTTACAATAAGTTAGCAGAGAATTATGATCGCATTATTTCTGTTCATTTATCAAGTAAACTAAGTGGCACCGTTTCATCAAGTATGCAAGCAGGAGAAATGGTTGATATCCCCGTTCAAACAATAGACTCAAAAGTAATATCATTCCCTCTGTCCGCTATGGTGAAAAAAGGGATTCGTGCACAAGAGGAAGGGAAGTCCTTTGAAGAAATTGTCGGTTATCTAGAAGACCTTTCCAATAAGTGTGAAATTTACGTGCTGATTGGCAGCTTAGAGCAATTGCACCGAAGTGGCAGAATGTCAGGAGTCCAAAAGTTATTAGGTAGCTTATTACAAATTAAACCAATCATACAGATTAAAGATGGAAAACTGGAAGTTGCTGAAAAAGTACGAACCCAAAAGAAAGCGTTATCAAAAATATTAGAGTTCGTGGAAGAGGCAGATTCGCATACATCCTTAAAAGAATTGTTTGTCCTCTATGGAACCAACGAAGAAGAAGCAAAAGAACTTGTCGAAAAATTAAAGGATATTTATCCTAATATCCCTATCAACCCTTACCCACTCTCAACAGCCATTGCTGTTCATGCTGGTGTAAATACAATTGGAATTGCTTGGTATAACGAGTAA